One genomic region from Haloterrigena gelatinilytica encodes:
- a CDS encoding ABC transporter ATP-binding protein produces the protein MGVVDVHRDEVVESRRRIRGEDISTLDATETVTRGLALVPEERRIFPELTVRENLQIADHGGASDVDSLSIEEALEMFENLNARTENAGSSLSGGEQQMLAIARALVGGADLILLDEPTEGLAPYIVRDVMDIVRECNDRGITVLLVEQNVHVCLELADRNYVINQGEIVYEGTAEDLEANDEILDRYLGVTA, from the coding sequence ATCGGGGTAGTCGACGTACATCGAGACGAGGTCGTCGAATCGAGACGCCGAATACGAGGCGAGGATATTTCGACGCTCGACGCGACGGAGACGGTCACGCGCGGGCTCGCGCTCGTCCCCGAGGAGCGCCGGATCTTCCCCGAACTGACCGTTCGGGAGAACCTGCAGATCGCCGACCACGGCGGCGCGTCGGACGTCGATTCGCTGTCGATCGAGGAAGCCCTCGAGATGTTCGAGAACCTGAACGCGCGGACGGAGAACGCCGGATCGTCCCTCTCCGGCGGCGAACAGCAGATGTTGGCGATCGCCCGCGCGCTCGTCGGCGGCGCCGACCTCATCCTGCTCGACGAGCCGACCGAGGGGCTCGCGCCGTACATCGTTCGGGACGTGATGGACATCGTTCGCGAATGCAACGACCGGGGCATCACCGTCTTGCTCGTCGAGCAGAACGTCCACGTCTGCCTCGAGCTCGCGGACCGGAACTACGTCATCAACCAGGGCGAGATCGTCTACGAGGGGACCGCCGAGGATCTCGAGGCGAACGACGAGATCCTCGATCGGTATCTGGGCGTCACCGCGTAA
- a CDS encoding PaaI family thioesterase: MDIEAFFEDMPFASLLGIDVTDCEDGHAEGRLEMSEDLSWNEDRLMAHGGVTFTLADTVGGAALVSLVERPVPTIDMRIDYLNAGTGDLYAEADVVRCGSDVGVVDVDVYAEDDGRSSEDGDAVGTHIADARGVYKTG; encoded by the coding sequence ATGGATATCGAAGCCTTCTTCGAGGACATGCCGTTCGCCTCCCTGCTCGGGATCGACGTTACCGATTGCGAGGACGGCCACGCCGAGGGACGCCTCGAGATGAGCGAGGACCTCTCGTGGAACGAGGACCGGCTGATGGCACACGGCGGCGTCACGTTCACGCTCGCGGACACCGTCGGCGGCGCGGCGCTGGTCTCGCTGGTCGAGCGACCCGTCCCGACGATCGACATGCGGATCGACTACCTCAACGCCGGTACCGGCGACCTCTACGCGGAAGCCGACGTCGTGCGCTGCGGGAGCGACGTCGGCGTCGTCGACGTGGACGTCTACGCCGAAGACGACGGGAGGTCTTCCGAAGACGGCGACGCCGTCGGGACGCACATCGCCGACGCGCGCGGGGTCTACAAGACCGGCTGA
- the paaA gene encoding 1,2-phenylacetyl-CoA epoxidase subunit PaaA yields the protein MDLETVKERAGPREFSPADDLPEEYRKAATRMIEFHANSEIMGAYLERPFIRQAPSIDRKLAFSAKVQDEIGHGQLLYRAAESLGVKTREEMLDDLANGDGKFLNCFHYPMESWVETPMIAFFVDGAAMRRQATLRRTSWEPYAHAMDKVCFEEGFHVKHGEDILAELMSGSKKERRMTQEAFEEWWPRIIQFFGPTDDKSTHHDFAASVGLKQQSNDQLRNAFLDQYIPKARKYGLEIPDEPRIRERDDGTYEVAEDDLDWDEFFTIAKNDYEPGLDQINGRKAAQEAVQWVRDAIDGDASAAGGHAPQAAD from the coding sequence ATGGACCTGGAAACAGTCAAAGAACGCGCGGGGCCGCGGGAGTTCAGCCCCGCCGACGACCTCCCCGAGGAGTACCGGAAGGCGGCCACGCGGATGATCGAGTTCCACGCGAACAGCGAGATCATGGGCGCGTACTTAGAGCGCCCGTTCATCCGCCAGGCGCCGAGCATCGACCGCAAGCTGGCGTTCTCCGCGAAGGTGCAAGACGAGATCGGTCACGGACAGCTGCTCTACCGCGCCGCCGAGTCGCTGGGCGTCAAGACGCGCGAGGAGATGCTGGACGACCTCGCGAACGGCGACGGGAAGTTCTTGAACTGCTTCCACTATCCGATGGAGAGCTGGGTCGAGACGCCGATGATCGCCTTCTTCGTCGACGGCGCGGCGATGCGTCGTCAGGCGACGCTCCGACGGACCAGCTGGGAGCCGTACGCCCACGCGATGGACAAGGTGTGTTTCGAGGAGGGGTTCCACGTCAAACACGGCGAGGACATCCTCGCGGAACTCATGTCGGGGTCGAAGAAGGAACGGCGGATGACTCAGGAGGCCTTCGAGGAGTGGTGGCCCCGCATCATCCAGTTCTTCGGTCCGACCGACGACAAGAGCACCCACCACGACTTCGCGGCCTCGGTGGGGCTCAAACAGCAGTCCAACGACCAACTGCGCAACGCGTTCCTCGATCAGTACATCCCCAAGGCCCGAAAGTACGGCCTCGAGATCCCGGACGAGCCCCGGATTCGCGAGCGGGACGACGGCACCTACGAGGTCGCGGAGGACGACCTCGACTGGGACGAGTTCTTCACGATCGCGAAGAACGACTACGAACCCGGTCTGGACCAGATCAACGGCCGCAAGGCCGCACAGGAGGCCGTTCAGTGGGTCCGCGACGCGATCGACGGAGACGCTTCCGCCGCCGGCGGCCACGCGCCGCAGGCGGCCGACTGA
- the paaK gene encoding phenylacetate--CoA ligase PaaK: MSETIQHTRREELRELQSERLRETVAYAYENVPFYREALDEAGVAPSDIEQIDDVRTLPFTTKADFRDEYPDGLFAVADADIRRIHASSGTTGKPKIVSYTEGDLELWDEVMARSMDAAGLDPGETFQNAYGYGLFTGGLGFHGGAEAFGATVIPIGGGNTQRQVELARDLESDAIGCTPSYALYFAETAEEMGVDPRELPVSTVLYGAEPCTEPMREEIEERLDATGIENYGLSELIGPGVAVECHEAQDGMHVWEDHFYPEVVDPRTGEVLPEGAEGELVLTSLTKEALPVLRYRTGDLTTLTTDECDCGRTMVRMDGVTGRADDLIIVRGVNLYPSEIEAVVLEFEAVAPYYRIDLDREDTLDTLELTIELEDGFDGDRDRLRSEILERLQNALSFTPDELELVEYGTLERTEVGKVKRVYDHR; the protein is encoded by the coding sequence ATGTCAGAGACTATCCAGCACACCCGGCGGGAGGAGCTGCGGGAACTGCAATCCGAACGACTCCGCGAAACCGTCGCGTACGCCTACGAGAACGTCCCCTTTTACCGGGAAGCGCTGGACGAGGCCGGCGTCGCGCCGTCGGACATCGAACAGATCGACGACGTCCGAACGCTTCCGTTCACGACGAAAGCGGACTTCCGCGACGAGTATCCCGACGGCCTCTTCGCCGTCGCCGACGCCGACATCCGCCGCATCCACGCCTCCTCGGGCACGACGGGGAAACCCAAGATCGTCTCCTACACCGAGGGCGACCTCGAGCTGTGGGACGAGGTGATGGCGCGGTCGATGGACGCCGCGGGCCTCGATCCGGGCGAGACGTTTCAGAACGCCTACGGCTACGGGCTCTTCACCGGCGGGCTCGGCTTCCACGGCGGCGCCGAAGCGTTCGGGGCGACGGTGATCCCGATCGGCGGCGGGAACACCCAGCGCCAGGTCGAACTGGCACGCGACCTCGAGAGCGACGCGATCGGCTGTACGCCGTCGTACGCGCTCTACTTCGCCGAGACGGCCGAGGAGATGGGCGTCGATCCGCGCGAACTGCCGGTGTCGACGGTGCTCTACGGCGCCGAACCCTGTACGGAACCGATGCGCGAGGAGATCGAAGAGCGCCTCGACGCGACCGGTATCGAGAACTACGGGCTCTCCGAACTGATCGGTCCGGGCGTCGCCGTCGAGTGCCACGAGGCCCAGGACGGGATGCACGTCTGGGAGGATCACTTCTATCCAGAGGTCGTCGATCCCCGCACCGGCGAGGTCCTCCCGGAGGGCGCGGAGGGCGAACTCGTGCTCACGTCGCTCACGAAGGAGGCCCTGCCCGTGCTCCGCTACCGCACCGGCGACCTCACCACGCTCACGACCGACGAGTGCGACTGCGGCCGCACGATGGTCCGAATGGACGGCGTCACCGGCCGCGCCGATGATCTCATCATCGTGCGCGGCGTCAACCTCTATCCCAGCGAGATCGAAGCCGTCGTCCTCGAGTTCGAGGCGGTCGCGCCCTACTACCGTATCGACCTCGATCGCGAGGACACCCTCGACACCCTCGAACTCACGATCGAACTGGAAGACGGATTCGACGGCGACCGCGACCGACTCCGGAGCGAGATCCTCGAGCGACTCCAGAACGCGCTGTCGTTCACGCCCGACGAACTCGAGTTGGTCGAGTACGGAACCCTCGAGCGAACGGAGGTCGGGAAGGTCAAGCGCGTCTACGACCACCGCTGA
- a CDS encoding PaaI family thioesterase encodes MADIETVRRRIESDAYCETLGIELVDLEPGAASTRLDVSEELTNFHGTPHGGAIYSLADAAFAAASNSYGETAVALETNVSYLEAVEVGTVLTATAAETHDGGRTAEYEVVVTDDADDRVATFRGRVYKP; translated from the coding sequence ATGGCAGACATCGAAACGGTTCGCCGGCGCATCGAGAGCGACGCTTACTGCGAGACCCTCGGAATCGAACTCGTCGACCTCGAGCCGGGGGCCGCGAGCACCCGCCTCGACGTGAGCGAGGAGCTGACGAACTTCCACGGCACGCCCCACGGCGGGGCGATCTACTCGCTGGCCGACGCGGCCTTCGCCGCGGCGTCGAACTCCTACGGGGAGACCGCGGTCGCACTGGAGACGAACGTCTCGTACCTCGAGGCCGTCGAGGTCGGTACCGTTCTCACCGCGACTGCAGCGGAGACCCACGACGGCGGTCGGACGGCCGAGTACGAGGTCGTCGTCACCGACGACGCCGACGATCGGGTCGCGACGTTTCGAGGGCGCGTCTACAAACCGTGA
- a CDS encoding RNA-guided endonuclease InsQ/TnpB family protein produces the protein MAIQVTRTYVGSIQNQQQVCDGLDSLGDSASKIWNVARWTADRIWDATGEIPDEDVLKSYMKNQSCWKDLNAQSSQKVIEELSDAFQSWFDLRHKFDEANPPGYRKHGDTRPHSTVTFKADGFKHDPENNRVRLSKGSNLKEYWSDFLLCEYQTRPDVDLSEVNSVQNVRAVWNGDEWELHFVCKVELETNDSAGDRVAGIDLGIKNIATVAFPDEYVLYPGNSLKQDKHYFKRAEYDTEGENGPSEKSMWARRKLADRETHFYHVLSDAIITECVERGVGTLAVSWPEKVRESDWGKTGNKKLHSWAFDRIYQYLEYKGEIRGVKVLKENEWDTSKTCSACGDYTKSNRKHRGLYVCSSCELVANADCNGAENMRQKITPSPHGEDRSNGCVAQPSTYLFDRESGTFRTREQVVS, from the coding sequence ATGGCGATTCAGGTCACGCGCACCTACGTTGGTTCCATTCAGAACCAGCAACAGGTCTGCGATGGCCTTGACTCGCTGGGAGACTCTGCCTCGAAAATCTGGAACGTCGCACGCTGGACAGCCGACCGCATTTGGGACGCGACCGGCGAAATCCCAGACGAGGATGTGCTGAAATCGTACATGAAGAACCAGTCGTGCTGGAAAGACCTGAACGCACAATCCAGTCAGAAAGTCATTGAAGAACTTTCTGACGCCTTCCAGTCGTGGTTTGACCTGCGACACAAGTTTGACGAGGCGAATCCGCCCGGCTACCGCAAACACGGCGACACTCGACCACATAGCACGGTCACGTTCAAAGCAGATGGGTTCAAACACGACCCTGAGAACAACCGCGTCAGACTCAGCAAGGGTTCAAACCTCAAGGAGTATTGGTCGGACTTCCTGCTCTGCGAGTACCAGACTCGGCCGGACGTTGACCTCTCGGAAGTCAACAGTGTGCAGAACGTCCGCGCCGTCTGGAACGGCGACGAGTGGGAACTGCACTTCGTCTGCAAAGTCGAACTCGAAACCAACGACTCCGCAGGTGACCGAGTGGCAGGAATCGACCTCGGCATCAAGAACATCGCCACGGTCGCATTCCCCGATGAATACGTCCTGTATCCCGGCAACTCGCTCAAACAGGACAAACACTACTTCAAGCGTGCTGAGTACGACACCGAGGGCGAGAACGGGCCGTCCGAGAAGTCGATGTGGGCACGTAGAAAACTCGCTGACCGAGAGACACACTTCTACCACGTTCTCTCAGACGCCATCATCACCGAGTGTGTCGAACGCGGTGTTGGAACGCTCGCGGTGAGTTGGCCCGAGAAGGTGCGAGAGTCCGACTGGGGCAAGACTGGCAACAAGAAGTTGCACTCGTGGGCATTCGACCGCATCTACCAGTATCTCGAATACAAGGGCGAGATACGTGGTGTCAAGGTATTGAAGGAGAACGAGTGGGACACCTCGAAGACGTGTTCGGCGTGTGGTGACTACACGAAGTCGAATCGGAAGCACCGTGGCCTGTACGTCTGTTCGTCGTGCGAGTTGGTAGCTAACGCGGATTGCAACGGGGCGGAGAATATGCGGCAGAAGATAACTCCGAGTCCTCATGGCGAGGATAGGAGTAACGGCTGTGTGGCACAGCCATCGACATACCTGTTCGACCGCGAGAGCGGGACGTTTCGCACGAGAGAACAGGTCGTGTCGTAG
- the paaE gene encoding 1,2-phenylacetyl-CoA epoxidase subunit PaaE: protein MRRDLDPSVTTSGAAAGAECPYCESTDTVREHPKGPSLCRSMHYCNSCEQPFEKFE from the coding sequence ATGAGACGGGATCTCGATCCGAGCGTCACGACCAGCGGAGCGGCAGCGGGCGCCGAGTGTCCCTACTGCGAGTCGACGGACACCGTCCGCGAACACCCGAAAGGACCGTCGCTCTGCCGGTCGATGCACTACTGTAACAGTTGCGAGCAACCGTTCGAGAAGTTCGAGTAA
- a CDS encoding MaoC family dehydratase: MAYSYEPHHFEDFEPGQEFESVGRTVTESDFVMHSALAGDWTELHTNKEYAEDGPFDGRIAHGPMTFVQATGFIYRTGIVERTAYAFLGMNYMDLPNPVYIGDTLSLEMEVSEKKDVEHDDAGIVVLDTEMTNQDGTVVFQGDMKFLIKRKG, translated from the coding sequence ATGGCATACAGCTACGAGCCGCATCACTTCGAGGACTTCGAACCCGGCCAGGAGTTCGAGAGCGTCGGCCGGACCGTCACGGAAAGCGATTTCGTCATGCACTCGGCGCTAGCCGGCGACTGGACCGAACTGCACACGAACAAGGAGTACGCGGAGGACGGACCCTTCGACGGCCGAATCGCCCACGGGCCGATGACGTTCGTCCAGGCGACGGGCTTTATCTACCGAACCGGGATCGTCGAGCGCACGGCGTACGCCTTCCTCGGGATGAACTATATGGATCTCCCGAACCCGGTCTACATCGGAGACACGCTCTCGCTCGAGATGGAGGTCAGCGAGAAGAAGGACGTCGAACACGACGACGCCGGGATCGTCGTCCTCGACACCGAGATGACGAACCAGGACGGCACCGTCGTGTTTCAGGGCGACATGAAGTTCCTCATCAAACGGAAGGGATAG
- a CDS encoding helix-turn-helix domain-containing protein: MIDECLAVEFRVQNDDCPLSEATRDVDVEIGAQPPQHRSDGYDLLTFSSPKSDRLTRVLDDDDRISYLHVSRTDGRYRYRCLSKEPCVVHRLIDGGLIVETLRYRDGAAMIFGAVVGRDVLKGVMEAAGETVGVTLERVYPLQAEAKESPGHRWDLTPAQEECLRTALEMGYFTIPRNASSEAVADELGISKSAFLERLRRGEAALFRQIFS; encoded by the coding sequence ATGATCGACGAATGTCTCGCGGTCGAATTCCGCGTTCAGAACGACGATTGTCCGCTTTCGGAGGCGACGCGGGACGTCGACGTCGAGATCGGTGCGCAGCCGCCACAGCACCGCAGCGACGGCTACGATCTCCTCACGTTCAGTTCGCCCAAGAGCGACCGGCTCACTCGAGTACTCGACGACGACGACCGGATCTCGTACCTGCACGTCTCGCGGACGGACGGGCGCTATCGGTACCGCTGCCTGTCGAAAGAGCCCTGCGTCGTCCACCGACTGATCGACGGCGGACTCATCGTCGAGACGCTGCGATACCGCGACGGCGCGGCGATGATCTTCGGCGCGGTCGTCGGTCGCGACGTCCTCAAGGGCGTCATGGAGGCCGCCGGCGAGACCGTCGGGGTCACGCTCGAGCGCGTCTATCCCCTGCAGGCCGAAGCGAAGGAATCCCCCGGCCACCGATGGGACCTCACGCCGGCCCAGGAGGAGTGTCTTCGGACGGCCCTCGAGATGGGGTACTTCACCATCCCCCGGAACGCCTCGTCGGAGGCGGTCGCCGACGAGCTCGGGATCAGTAAATCGGCGTTTCTCGAGCGGCTCCGACGCGGCGAGGCGGCGCTGTTCCGCCAGATCTTCAGCTGA
- the paaB gene encoding 1,2-phenylacetyl-CoA epoxidase subunit PaaB: MIWEVFRQEKTGQYHTHCGNVHASDREMAKQFAAIQHGRRKPTNSLWVVPRAEIGEIDSEDVAFGGTTDKSYRWATAYSTTGRDASEVVESEDEQATAERQRGDD; encoded by the coding sequence ATGATCTGGGAAGTATTCCGCCAGGAGAAAACCGGCCAGTATCACACGCACTGCGGCAACGTCCACGCGTCGGACCGCGAGATGGCCAAGCAGTTCGCGGCCATCCAACACGGTCGGCGCAAGCCGACCAACAGCCTCTGGGTCGTTCCGCGGGCGGAGATCGGCGAGATCGACTCCGAGGACGTCGCGTTCGGCGGGACGACCGACAAGAGCTACCGGTGGGCGACCGCGTACAGCACGACCGGTAGGGACGCGAGCGAGGTCGTCGAGTCCGAAGACGAACAGGCGACCGCCGAACGACAGCGGGGTGACGACTGA
- the paaD gene encoding 1,2-phenylacetyl-CoA epoxidase subunit PaaD, translating into MSSDIPDDTDATPCAYTDYREGESTADLPATGDDATGLAADVWDALYGIEDPEMPISIVDLGLLYGVEVADGVATVDMTLTYSGCPARDMLTAEVEAAVAAVDGVEDVELRLVWSPEWTVEMVTDRGKDDLREFGLSV; encoded by the coding sequence ATGAGTAGCGATATTCCGGACGACACCGACGCAACGCCCTGCGCCTACACCGACTACCGCGAGGGGGAGTCGACGGCCGACCTCCCCGCGACCGGCGACGACGCGACCGGCCTCGCGGCCGACGTGTGGGACGCCCTCTACGGGATCGAAGACCCCGAGATGCCGATCAGCATCGTCGATCTCGGACTGCTCTACGGCGTCGAGGTCGCCGACGGCGTCGCGACCGTCGACATGACGCTGACGTACTCGGGCTGTCCCGCTCGAGACATGCTCACGGCGGAGGTCGAAGCCGCGGTCGCCGCCGTCGACGGCGTCGAGGACGTCGAGTTGCGGCTCGTCTGGAGTCCGGAGTGGACCGTCGAGATGGTGACCGACCGGGGCAAGGACGACCTCAGGGAGTTCGGACTCAGCGTATGA
- the paaK gene encoding phenylacetate--CoA ligase PaaK has translation MSYKQIETAPRSEIRALQNERLRETVRHAYENVDYYRRELDAADVAPEDVRTVDDIQTLPYTTKEDFRDEYPDGLFAVDDADIRRIHASSGTTGKPKIVSYTEDDLDVWSEVVARCLAASGVEPGETVQNGYGYGLFTGGLGLHYGIEELGATAIPIGGGQTQRQVELLEDLESDVLTCTPSYSLYLAETAEEMGVDVSELAVSTVIFGAEPCTDPMREEIEERLDVTGIDIYGLSEIIGPGVSNECHEAQEGLHVWEDHFYPEVVDPDTGEPLPEGEEGELVLTTLTKEALPVLRYRTGDLTTLTTDECDCGRTMVRMDNVTGRADDLIIVRGVNLYPSEIEAVVLEFEAVAPYYRIDLDREDTLDTLELTIELEDGFDGDVAELRDRILTRLSNVLSFTPDELNVVEPGSIERTKVGKVKRVYDHR, from the coding sequence ATGAGTTATAAGCAGATAGAGACGGCGCCTCGGTCGGAGATCCGGGCGCTGCAAAACGAACGGCTCCGCGAAACGGTTCGCCACGCCTACGAGAACGTCGACTACTACCGCCGGGAACTCGACGCCGCGGACGTCGCGCCGGAGGACGTACGGACGGTCGACGATATCCAGACGCTCCCGTACACGACGAAGGAGGACTTCCGCGACGAGTATCCCGACGGCCTCTTCGCCGTCGACGACGCCGACATCCGCCGCATCCACGCCTCCTCGGGCACGACGGGGAAACCCAAGATCGTCTCCTATACCGAGGACGATCTGGACGTGTGGAGCGAAGTCGTCGCCCGGTGTCTCGCCGCCTCCGGCGTCGAACCGGGGGAGACGGTCCAGAACGGCTACGGCTACGGCCTGTTCACGGGAGGGCTCGGCCTCCACTACGGGATCGAAGAACTCGGCGCGACGGCCATCCCGATCGGCGGCGGGCAGACCCAGCGGCAGGTGGAGCTGTTGGAAGACTTAGAGAGCGACGTCCTCACCTGCACCCCGTCGTACTCGCTGTACCTCGCGGAGACGGCCGAGGAGATGGGCGTCGACGTCAGCGAACTGGCGGTGTCGACGGTGATCTTCGGGGCGGAACCCTGTACGGATCCGATGCGCGAGGAGATCGAGGAGCGCCTCGACGTCACGGGGATCGACATCTACGGACTGTCCGAGATCATCGGTCCCGGCGTCTCCAACGAGTGTCACGAAGCCCAGGAGGGATTGCACGTCTGGGAGGATCACTTCTACCCCGAAGTGGTCGACCCGGACACGGGAGAACCCCTTCCGGAGGGCGAGGAGGGGGAACTCGTGTTGACGACGCTGACGAAAGAGGCCCTGCCCGTGCTCCGCTACCGCACCGGCGACCTCACCACGCTCACGACCGACGAGTGCGACTGCGGCCGCACGATGGTCCGGATGGACAACGTCACCGGCCGCGCCGACGATCTCATCATCGTCCGCGGCGTCAACCTCTATCCCAGCGAGATCGAAGCCGTCGTCCTCGAGTTCGAGGCGGTCGCGCCCTACTACCGTATCGACCTCGATCGCGAGGACACCCTCGACACCCTCGAACTCACGATCGAACTGGAAGACGGATTCGACGGCGACGTCGCGGAGCTTCGAGACCGAATCCTCACCCGGCTATCGAACGTCCTCTCGTTTACGCCGGACGAACTGAACGTCGTCGAACCGGGCAGCATCGAGCGCACGAAGGTCGGCAAAGTGAAACGCGTCTACGACCACCGGTGA
- a CDS encoding GNAT family N-acetyltransferase produces the protein MYVDYPDRHRSMGLPPATRDRIEGWLEELIERGANVVAASEGRIVGHAAYAPRSSREPQFVVFVDPSDHDRGIGSELCRHVVARAADAGREALVLDVDAANERAVHVYRRMGFETVDRNGNERRMRLSFDDPVVETVRLPPAERPVRP, from the coding sequence ATGTACGTCGACTACCCCGATCGCCACCGGTCGATGGGACTCCCGCCGGCGACCCGCGATCGGATCGAAGGCTGGCTCGAGGAACTGATCGAGCGCGGAGCCAACGTCGTCGCCGCGTCGGAGGGACGAATCGTCGGTCACGCGGCGTACGCGCCGCGCTCGAGCCGGGAGCCGCAGTTCGTCGTGTTCGTCGATCCGAGCGATCACGACCGCGGCATCGGGAGCGAACTCTGTCGACACGTCGTCGCCCGCGCCGCCGACGCCGGCCGCGAGGCGCTCGTACTCGACGTCGATGCGGCGAACGAACGCGCCGTCCACGTCTACCGCCGGATGGGGTTCGAGACGGTCGATCGGAACGGGAACGAGCGCCGAATGCGACTGTCGTTCGACGACCCCGTCGTCGAAACGGTCCGGTTGCCGCCCGCGGAGCGTCCGGTGCGTCCGTAG
- the paaC gene encoding 1,2-phenylacetyl-CoA epoxidase subunit PaaC, whose protein sequence is MAASLENPDELDERERTALETLLKRLGDDEFVLAERYTEWQVRAPSLESDLALANNAQDELGHARLWYDVLDDVGLEERDLVYERDPGDFRHSTLVELPFEEGDWADAVLRSYLYDVAEDLRLEALVDSAHPKIADRVGKIRSEEEYHLEHAQNWLERLADDGEGRERLQDALDRLFPYAFTLFEPVDSDVEEDIVDLGLRGATLEELGEEWLSIVVPYLESLDLELPVDGRAGGGTDEFEFEVTEDMLPEERGRDGTHTDAWFDLYDEFTHTYRELGRTETTRIMDKPE, encoded by the coding sequence ATGGCGGCGAGCCTCGAGAACCCCGACGAACTCGACGAGCGCGAGCGGACGGCCCTCGAGACGCTCCTGAAACGGCTGGGCGACGACGAGTTCGTGCTGGCCGAGCGCTACACCGAGTGGCAGGTCCGCGCGCCCAGTCTCGAGTCGGACCTCGCGCTGGCGAACAACGCCCAGGACGAACTCGGCCACGCCCGCTTGTGGTACGACGTCCTCGACGACGTCGGCCTCGAGGAGCGAGACCTCGTCTACGAGCGCGATCCCGGCGACTTCCGGCACAGCACGCTGGTCGAACTCCCCTTCGAGGAGGGCGACTGGGCCGACGCCGTCCTCCGGTCGTACCTCTACGACGTCGCCGAGGACCTCCGACTCGAGGCGCTCGTCGACTCCGCGCACCCGAAGATCGCCGACCGCGTCGGCAAGATCCGGAGCGAGGAGGAGTACCACCTCGAGCACGCCCAGAACTGGCTGGAGCGGCTCGCCGACGACGGCGAGGGTCGCGAACGCCTGCAGGACGCGCTCGATCGGCTGTTCCCGTACGCGTTCACGCTCTTCGAACCCGTCGACTCCGACGTCGAAGAGGACATCGTCGACCTCGGGCTTCGCGGCGCGACCCTCGAGGAACTCGGCGAGGAGTGGCTGTCGATCGTCGTCCCGTACCTCGAGTCGCTCGACCTCGAGCTGCCGGTGGACGGGCGCGCGGGCGGCGGTACCGACGAGTTCGAGTTCGAAGTGACCGAGGACATGCTCCCCGAGGAGCGCGGTCGCGACGGGACCCACACCGACGCGTGGTTCGACCTCTACGACGAGTTCACCCACACCTACCGCGAACTCGGGCGCACCGAGACGACCAGAATCATGGACAAACCAGAGTGA